From one Bacillus sp. FJAT-42376 genomic stretch:
- a CDS encoding glycosyltransferase family 4 protein — protein sequence MKVLFIYYVPSGGVETLNRQRAKVLTERGIECHFLYYRQERPLINDHGAPLYIQASDFDIMQTIQLQRFDAIVVTSDYTILPKIRSWGYTGKLIFEIQGLGSIDTARITLTAAVSYVTPYASCILSSKTPHIMRLIYELYPSFPIHFIDNCFDADQFTFVSGPRHGRPIIGWIGRIEDNKNWREFLHIAYHLTYIHQVDADYFMFEDHTLSIPAERAEFDILKGSLGIENRLTILSNIPNDAMAGYFSRMGDSGGFLCSTSKVEGFGYAIVEAMSCSCPVLSTNSDGVQRSIIHNQTGKFYSLGDIKGACMEAVELLNNSLLREQIITGAIHHIKERFSGEMYFHHFSSILNH from the coding sequence TTGAAAGTACTTTTTATTTATTACGTTCCAAGCGGCGGCGTTGAAACATTAAACAGGCAAAGAGCTAAAGTCCTTACTGAAAGAGGGATTGAGTGCCATTTTCTCTATTACCGGCAGGAGAGGCCATTGATCAATGATCATGGAGCACCCCTTTATATCCAGGCCAGTGATTTTGACATTATGCAAACGATTCAGCTTCAAAGATTTGATGCAATTGTTGTAACCTCTGATTATACTATTCTTCCGAAAATTAGAAGCTGGGGCTATACCGGAAAGCTGATTTTTGAAATTCAGGGGCTAGGTTCAATAGATACGGCAAGAATTACTCTGACAGCTGCAGTTTCTTATGTAACTCCCTACGCCAGCTGCATCTTAAGCTCCAAAACTCCTCATATCATGCGGCTGATTTATGAACTATACCCTTCCTTCCCCATACACTTTATCGATAACTGCTTTGATGCTGATCAATTTACATTTGTCAGCGGCCCCCGGCATGGCCGGCCTATTATTGGATGGATCGGCAGAATTGAAGACAATAAAAACTGGCGGGAATTTTTGCATATTGCCTATCACCTGACGTATATCCACCAAGTGGACGCTGATTATTTTATGTTCGAGGATCACACCCTGTCCATTCCGGCAGAACGGGCGGAATTTGACATACTAAAGGGATCGCTTGGAATCGAAAACAGGTTAACCATTCTCTCAAACATACCAAACGATGCAATGGCGGGGTACTTTTCCAGAATGGGAGACTCTGGGGGATTCTTATGCTCCACCTCTAAAGTGGAGGGATTTGGATATGCGATTGTGGAGGCGATGAGCTGCAGCTGTCCAGTGCTTTCTACCAATTCGGATGGAGTTCAGCGCTCCATCATCCATAATCAAACCGGAAAATTTTATTCCCTTGGCGATATAAAAGGGGCCTGTATGGAGGCGGTTGAATTACTGAATAACTCTTTATTAAGAGAGCAAATAATAACCGGCGCCATTCACCACATTAAAGAGCGTTTCAGTGGAGAAATGTATTTTCACCATTTCAGCAGTATCCTTAATCACTAG
- a CDS encoding glycosyltransferase: protein MLPLVSIIIPFYNCAYVEQAVESSLNQTYPNIEVVLVDDGSYLHAEKLQAYMHRIRYIRKENGGTATALNTGIQAANGEYIAWLSSDDYFLPEKIQKQMTYMLSNNADFSFTNYDYIDESNTVLIPWCGKRFSADLNEVPQFFLQGNPVNGCTILMRKECFEKVGYFDPQWRYTHDYDMWFRLILAGYDLHYMDEILIQFRTHSEAGTRKYQPQILSEVFQIESKYRPLLWMRLYNPL, encoded by the coding sequence ATGTTACCACTTGTATCCATCATCATTCCTTTTTACAACTGCGCATATGTTGAGCAGGCTGTTGAAAGCTCATTAAATCAGACATATCCGAATATCGAAGTCGTCTTAGTGGATGACGGGTCTTATCTACATGCAGAAAAACTGCAGGCCTATATGCATCGAATCCGTTATATTCGAAAAGAAAACGGCGGCACAGCAACAGCCCTCAACACAGGCATTCAAGCAGCAAATGGGGAATATATAGCCTGGCTGTCATCGGACGATTATTTCCTGCCAGAAAAAATTCAAAAGCAGATGACTTATATGCTGTCAAATAATGCGGACTTCAGCTTTACCAATTACGATTACATCGATGAGAGTAATACGGTACTCATCCCATGGTGCGGAAAACGGTTTTCTGCCGATTTAAATGAAGTGCCCCAATTTTTTCTTCAGGGAAATCCGGTTAACGGCTGTACCATCCTAATGAGAAAAGAATGCTTTGAGAAAGTTGGTTATTTTGATCCCCAATGGCGGTACACACATGATTATGATATGTGGTTTAGGCTGATACTAGCTGGCTACGATTTGCATTATATGGATGAAATTCTTATTCAATTCCGAACACATAGTGAAGCAGGTACAAGAAAATATCAGCCTCAGATTCTTTCAGAAGTTTTTCAAATTGAAAGTAAGTATCGTCCACTTCTCTGGATGCGTTTGTATAATCCGCTTTGA
- the msrB gene encoding peptide-methionine (R)-S-oxide reductase MsrB, translating into MIKTLTPMQYEVTQNNGTEPPFRNEYWDNKEEGIYVDIVSGKPLFSSTEQYDAGCGWPSFTKPIDEEEVDEKMDYSHGMIRTEVRSKTANSHLGHVFNDGPGPNGLRYCINSAALKFIPKSELAEKGYERYSVLFDE; encoded by the coding sequence GTGATTAAAACGCTCACTCCCATGCAGTATGAGGTAACCCAGAACAATGGCACAGAACCGCCATTCCGAAATGAATATTGGGATAACAAAGAAGAGGGGATTTATGTAGATATCGTCTCCGGAAAACCTCTTTTCAGTTCAACAGAGCAATATGATGCCGGATGCGGCTGGCCGAGCTTTACAAAGCCTATCGATGAAGAAGAAGTGGATGAGAAAATGGATTACTCCCATGGCATGATCCGGACAGAAGTCAGAAGCAAAACCGCCAATTCCCATCTTGGACATGTTTTCAATGATGGTCCAGGGCCGAACGGGCTCAGATACTGCATCAATTCTGCAGCATTAAAGTTCATACCTAAAAGCGAATTAGCTGAAAAAGGGTACGAAAGGTACTCTGTGTTATTTGATGAATGA